A window of the Juglans microcarpa x Juglans regia isolate MS1-56 chromosome 5D, Jm3101_v1.0, whole genome shotgun sequence genome harbors these coding sequences:
- the LOC121264663 gene encoding protein PHOTOPERIOD-INDEPENDENT EARLY FLOWERING 1-like isoform X2 — MASKGPRCKLDHETRAKRQKALEAPKEPRRPKTHWDHVLEEMVWLSKDFESERKWKLTQAKRVALRASKGMLDQATRGEKKMKEEEQRLRKVALNISKDVRKFWIKIEKLVLYKHQMELDDKKKKALDKQLEFLLGQTERYSTMLAENLVDTYKPVQQCTTQDQVIINKEVDANDANESPEFDFGSQSHTAGMDEDYDIQSEDESEDDEHTIEEDEALITEEERKEELAALHNEMDLPLEELLKHYAMRKVSRESSPENGEDGAEPVSRESTPEMNGDGGKLTFMGEDHEKGKGNDLSVVDDIDSSNSIIATGRRCAESNGDLSVTEYSLLEIEKLQASDLSLVSRESAKAHVRYDFSDEQEDGDFVLAAGEEKDDETTLAEEEELAKADSSNPMDEIALLQKESEIPVEELLARYKKGFDDNAVSDDESDYASALSDNLMDSPAHEDVELKQHAISMDEDVESGDCRPHSPSKEQQAGALEKIEERDSEDIIADAAAAARSAQPTGNTFSTTQVRTKFPFLLKHPLREYQHIGLDWLVTMYEKRLNGILADEMGLGKTIMTISLLAHVACEKGIWGPHLIVVPTSVMLNWETEFLKWCPAFKILTYFGSAKERKYKRQGWLKPNSFHVCITTYRLVIQDSKVFKRKKWKYLILDEAHLIKNWKSQRWQTLLNFNSKRRILLTGTPLQNDLMELWSLMHFLMPHIFQSHQEFKDWFSNPISGMVEGQEKVNKEVVDRLHNVLRPFILRRLKRDVEKQLPMKHEHVIFCRLSKRQRNLYEDFIASSETQATLANANFFGMISVIMQLRKVCNHPDLFEGRPIVSSFDMGGIDFRLSSSICSMLPAGPFSNVDLTGLGFLFTHLDFSMTSWESDEVKVIATPSSLIKERSDLYNIEEMGSGFKHRKKLHGTNIFEEIYKAIMEERLREAKERAAAIAWWNSLRCEKKPIYSTTLRKIVTIEHPVYDIHRLKANPLSYLYSSKLADIVLSPVERFQRMLNLVESFMFAIPAARAPPPVFWCSKSGTSVFLHPTYKQKCSEMLSPLLSPIRPAIVRRQVYFPDRRLIQFDCGKLQELAVLLRKLKSEGHRALIFTQMTKMLDILEAFINLYGYTYMRLDGSTQPEERQTLMQRFNTNPKIFIFILSTRSGGVGINLVGADTVIFYDSDWNPAMDQQAQDRCHRIGQTREVHIYRLISESTIEENILKKANQKRALDDLVIQSGSYNTEFFKKLDPLELFSGHRSLPVKNLHKEKNNNGNEVSVSNADVEAALKYAEDEADYMALKKVEQEEAVDNQEFTEEAIGRLEDDDFVNEDDLKVDDPIDRGGWITTSNKETVVMLNGSNPSEERAPAAASKEDDVDMLADVKQMAAAAAAAGQAISSFENQLRPIDRYAIRFLEIWDPIINKAAVESQVRFEETEWELDRLERYKEEMEAEIDEDEEPLIYERWDADFATEAYRQQVEALAQHQLMEELECEAKEKEDAEDDNCDSMKNGMPSDPKPKSKKKAKKAKFKSLKKRSLASELKPVKEEPSAEPMSIDDEIISHEVVTSSEIVSPISSVLKKRKKAESAPDVEEGKFLKKKLKKLKKPPTEQCPLDLDSNLSGMQHDEPVYSRPCDSVVDIEQKTASRSRMGGKVSITTMPVKRVLMIKPEKLKKANIWSRECVPSPDFWLPQEDAILCAVVHEYGPHWSLVSDTLYGMTAGGRYRGRYRHPVHCCERFRELIQRYVLSAPDNLNTEKVGNTGSGKALLKVTEDNIRMLLDFAAEQPDRELLLQKHFTALLSSVWKVTSRVDCRPSLPSSRNGLYFGGRFFTSVRQISKNSREPLERMKFTNLGQSRKMLAAALHDAYYRQPDDRVFLRNRGDDTSAATEQLEVTIECQKEMGDFAVDFPSVISLSISGEDAPPSVSENTGEDQHLKAFQNMAENRFRVSAKACGEDSLGWASSVFPTNDVRARSASKLPSLGKHKLSLSDSMKHSKSKFKRTSMDHCEMPLLVAKPPLEPLPACALIDPNMGFDPSQPFILAVGNDNVGSNLLSGRDTELSMEMESLEAVPHHYVPGLISGLDDCPLLPEYTDIG, encoded by the exons atGGCATCCAAAGGTCCCAGGTGTAAACTTGATCACGAGACCAGAGCTAAGCGTCAAAAG GCACTTGAAGCTCCGAAGGAACCTCGTCGCCCAAAAACTCATTGGGATCACGTCTTAGAAGAGATGGTTTGGTTGTCAAAG GACTTTGAGTCGGAGAGAAAATGGAAATTGACGCAAGCAAAGAGGGTTGCTTTAAGAGCGAGCAAGGGCATGTTAGATCAGGCTACtaggggagaaaagaaaatgaag GAAGAGGAGCAGCGGTTGAGAAAAGTTGCCCTTAATATTTCAAAGGACGTGAGGAAATTCTGGATTAAAATAGAAAAGCTG GTGCTTTACAAGCATCAGATGGAGCTtgatgacaaaaagaaaaaggcactTGATAAGCAACTTGAGTTTCTTTTGGGGCAAACTGAGAG GTACTCAACAATGTTAGCAGAAAATCTTGTAGATACTTATAAACCAGTGCAACAATGTACGACACAAGATCAAGTGATTATTAACAAAGAAGTGGATGCAAATGATGCTAATGAATCTCCAGAATTTGATTTTG GATCTCAATCACATACTGCGGGTATGGATGAAGATTACGATATACAATCCGAAGATGAGTCG GAAGATGATGAGCACACAATTGAGGAAGATGAGGCCCTTATAAccgaagaagaaagaaaagaagaattggCAGCTTTACACAACGAAATGGATCTTCCACTTGAGGAGCTACTCAAACATTATGCTATGAGGAAAG TGAGCAGAGAAAGTAGTCCAGAAAATGGTGAAGATGGGGCTGAACCAGTTAGCAGAGAAAGTACTCCAGAAATGAATGGGGATGGTGGTAAACTAACATTCATGGGGGAAGACCATGAAAAGG GCAAAGGAAATGATCTTTCTGTTGTCGATGATATTGACTCAAGCAACTCAATCATAGCCACTGGTCGTCGTTGT GCTGAAAGTAATGGTGACTTATCTGTTACAGAATACTCTCTGTTGGAAATTGAGAAACTTCAAGCTAGTGATCTATCATTAGTTTCTAGGGAGTCTGCCAAAGCTCATGTGCGATATGATTTTAGTGATGAGCAG GAAGATGGTGACTTTGTCCTTGCTGCTGGGGAAGAAAAG GATGATGAGACAACCTTGGCTGAGGAGGAGGAACTGGCAAAAGCTGATTCAAGCAATCCCATGGATGAG ATTGCATTACtacaaaaagagagtgaaataCCTGTAGAAGAATTGCTTGCTAGGTATAAAAAG GGCTTTGATGACAACGCAGTTTCGGACGACGAATCTGACTATGCATCTGCTTTGTCAGACAATCTCATGGATTCTCCGGCTCATGAAGACGTTGAACTTAAACAGCATGCTATTTCTATGGATGAAGATGTTGAAAGTGGTGATTGTCGGCCGCATTCTCCTTCAAAAGAGCAGCAAGCGGGAGCccttgaaaaaatagaagagagagATAGTGAGGATATAATTGCTGATGCAGCTGCAGCTGCAAGATCAGCACAACCAACGGGGAATACTTTTTCCACGACCCAAGTGCGCACCAAGTTCCCATTTCTCCTGAAGCATCCTCTTCGTGAGTATCAACATATTGGCTTGGATTGGCTTGTTACAATGTATGAGAAAAGACTGAATGGGATTCTAGCTGACGAAATGGGGCTTGGAAAAACAATTATGACAATCTCCTTGCTTGCACATGTTGCTTGTGAAAAGGGTATATGGGGCCCTCATCTCATTGTTGTCCCCACAAGTGTCATGCTCAATTGGGAGACTGAGTTTCTGAAATGGTGTCctgcttttaaaattttaacttattttggAAGTGCAAAAGAGCGAAAATATAAGAGGCAAGGCTGGTTGAAACCAAACTCATTTCATGTATGCATAACCACTTACAGACTGGTCATTCAAGATTCAAAAGTTTTCAAGCGGAAGAAATGGAAATACTTGATCTTAGATGAAGCACATCTGATTAAAAATTGGAAGTCACAAAGATGGCAAACTCTTTTGAACTTCAATTCAAAACGGCGTATTTTATTAACTGGGACACCATTACAGAATGATCTCATGGAACTCTGGTCTCTAATGCATTTTTTGATGCCACACATCTTTCAATCTCATCAGGAATTCAAGGATTGGTTCAGCAATCCTATATCAGGAATGGTTGAGGGACAAGAGAAAGTAAATAAAGAAGTTGTTGACCGTCTTCATAATGTCCTCCGTCCTTTTATACTCCGTCGGTTGAAACGAGATGTGGAGAAGCAGCTGCCTATGAAGCATGAACATGTCATTTTCTGTAGACTGTCAAAGAGGCAGCGTAACTTGTATGAAGATTTTATTGCTAGCTCAGAAACACAAGCTACTCTTGCCAATGCCAACTTTTTTGGGATGATTAGTGTTATTATGCAACTTCGCAAAGTATGCAACCATCCGGACTTATTTGAGGGTCGTCCAATTGTCAGTTCTTTTGATATGGGTGGTATTGACTTCCGATTGAGTTCTTCTATTTGTTCAATGCTTCCAGCAGGGCCATTTTCTAATGTGGACCTTACAGGTTTGGGATTTTTATTTACTCATCTTGATTTTAGCATGACTTCTTGGGAGAGTGATGAAGTGAAAGTCATTGCTACCCCCTCAAGTTTAATCAAGGAGCGCTCTGACTTGTATAACATAGAAGAAATGGGGTCTGGATTTAAACATCGGAAAAAGTTACATGGAaccaatatttttgaagagaTCTATAAAGCGATCATGGAGGAGAGACTAAGAGAAGCGAAGGAACGGGCTGCTGCTATTGCATGGTGGAATTCCTTGAGGTGCGAGAAGAAACCCATTTACTCAACAACATTAAGGAAAATTGTAACAATAGAGCATCCTGTTTATGATATTCATCGTCTGAAGGCCAACCCTTTGTCCTACTTGTACTCCTCAAAGCTTGCGGACATTGTCCTCTCACCAGTGGAACGCTTCCAGAGAATGTTGAACCTTGTTGAAAGTTTCATGTTTGCAATACCAGCTGCACGAGCCCCACCACCTGTGTTTTGGTGCAGTAAATCTGGGACTTCTGTGTTTCTGCACCCAACTTATAAGCAGAAATGTTCTGAAATGTTATCACCACTTCTATCACCTATCAGACCTGCAATCGTCCGGAGGCAAGTATATTTCCCAGACAGGCGACTTATACAGTTTGACTGTGGTAAATTGCAGGAGCTTGCAGTTTTGCTCAGAAAATTAAAATCAGAAGGTCATCGAGCATTAATCTTCACCCAAATGACGAAGATGCTCGATATCTTGGAGGCTTTCATTAATTTGTATGGTTACACTTACATGCGTTTAGATGGATCCACTCAGCCAGAGGAGAGACAGACCCTAATGCAACGCTTTAatacaaatccaaaaatatttattttcatcttgtCAACTCGTAGTGGGGGTGTTGGTATCAACCTAGTTGGGGCAGATACAGTTATCTTTTATGATAGCGACTGGAATCCTGCAATGGATCAGCAGGCTCAGGATCGATGCCACCGGATAGGACAGACCCGTGAGGTTCATATTTATCGATTAATCAGTGAGAGCACAATTGAAGAGaatattttaaagaaagcaaatcaAAAACGTGCGCTTGATGATCTAGTTATTCAAAGTGGAAGCTACAACACTGAATTCTTCAAAAAGCTTGATCCTTTGGAACTGTTCTCTGGTCATAGATCACTTCCAGTCAAGAATTTGCATAAGGAAAAGAATAACAATGGAAATGAGGTTTCTGTATCTAATGCTGATGTTGAAGCTGCTTTGAAATATGCAGAGGATGAAGCAGATTACATGGCATTGAAGAAAGTTGAACAAGAAGAAGCTGTGGATAACCAGGAGTTTACAGAAGAAGCCATTGGGAGGTTGGAAGATGATGATTTTGTAAATGAAGATGATCTGAAGGTGGATGATCCTATAGATCGGGGTGGCTGGATCACAACGTCAAATAAAGAAACTGTGGTGATGTTAAATGGGAGTAATCCAAGTGAAGAGAGAGCTCCTGCTGCTGCTAGCAAAGAAGATGATGTTGACATGCTGGCTGATGTCAAACAAATggctgcagcagcagcagccgcTGGACAAGCAATCTCCTCCTTTGAGAATCAGCTACGCCCAATAGATCGATATGCAATTCGTTTTCTGGAAATCTGGGACCCCATTATAAACAAGGCTGCAGTGGAATCTCAAGTTAGGTTTGAGGAGACAGAATGGGAACTGGACCGTCTTGAGAGGTATAAGGAAGAAATGGAAGCTGagattgatgaagatgaggaacCCCTCATATATGAGA GATGGGATGCTGATTTTGCAACTGAGGCTTACCGACAGCAAGTTGAGGCCTTGGCTCAACACCAG CTAATGGAAGAACTGGAATGCGAAGCTAAGGAGAAGGAAGATGCAGAGGATGATAATTGCGATTCTATGAA GAATGGAATGCCAAGTGATCCTAAACCCAAGTCTAAAAAGAAGGCGAAGAAAGCCAAGTTCAAATCTCTGAAGAAAAGATCCTTAGCATCTGAACTGAAGCCTGTTAAAGAAGAGCCATCGGCAGAACCTATGTCAATAGATGATGAGATTATTAGCCATGAGGTGGTCACCTCTTCAGAAATTGTTTCACCAATTTCAAGTGTGCTGAAAAAACGTAAGAAGGCTGAATCTGCACCGGATGTTGAAGAAGGAAAGTTCTTGAAAAAGAAGTTAAAGAAACTGAAGAAGCCTCCCACTGAACAATGTCCTTTAGATTTAGATTCCAACCTGTCAGGTATGCAGCATGATGAACCTGTATATTCAAGACCATGTGATAGTGTTGTTGATATTGAACAAAAAACAGCAAGCAGGAGCAGAATGGGAGGTAAAGTATCCATTACTACCATGCCAGTAAAGCGGGTTTTAATGATAAAACCGGAGAAGCTGAAGAAGGCAAATATTTGGTCGAGAGAGTGTGTTCCATCTCCTGATTTTTGGTTGCCGCAAGAGGACGCAATATTATGTGCTGTGGTTCATGAATATGGCCCTCATTGGAGCTTGGTTAGTGATACTCTTTATGGGATGACTGCTGGTGGGCGTTATAGGGGAAGATATCGCCATCCTGTTCATTGCTGTGAGAGGTTTagagaactcatccagagataTGTTTTGTCTGCACCTGACAATCTTAATACTGAAAAGGTTGGCAATACAGGCTCGGGAAAGGCTCTTCTTAAAGTAACGGAG GATAACATTCGAATGCTTTTAGACTTTGCTGCGGAGCAGCCAGATAGAGAGTTACTCCTCCAAAAGCACTTCACCGCTCTTCTTTCTTCTGTCTGGAAGGTGACATCACGTGTTGATTGCAGACCAAGTCTCCCATCATCCCGAAATGGTCTCTATTTTGGTGGAAGGTTTTTTACTTCGGTCAGGCAGATTTCTAAGAATTCGCGAGAACCTTTAGAAAGAATGAAATTCACTAATTTAGGCCAGAGTAGAAAGATGTTAGCAGCTGCTCTTCATGATGCCTACTATAGACAGCCGGATGACAGAGTCTTCCTTCGCAACCGTGGGGATGACACGTCAGCCGCTACTGAACAGCTTGAGGTAACAATAGAATGCCAGAAGGAAATGGGGGACTTTGCAGTTGATTTTCCATCTGTTATAAGTTTGTCAATATCTGGGGAAGATGCTCCACCATCTGTAAGTGAGAATACTGGGGAAGATCAACATCTTAAAGCTTTCCAAAATATGGCCGAGAACCGTTTCAG GGTTTCTGCGAAAGCTTGTGGTGAAGATAGTCTGGGATGGGCATCCTCTGTCTTCCCGACAAATGATGTCAGGGCTAGATCAGCTTCAAAGCTACCGTCACTGGGAAAGCACAAGTTGTCTCTCTCTGACTCAATGAAGCATTCTAAATCAAAGTTCAAAAGAACTTCAATGGACCATTGTGAGATGCCCCTCCTTGTTGCCAAGCCACCATTGGAACCATTGCCGGCATGTGCATTGATTGATCCTAATATGGGGTTTGACCCGTCTCAACCTTTCATCCTGGCTGTTGGGAATGACAATGTGGGAAGTAATTTACTTTCTGGCAGGGATACGGAGCTCTCAATGGAAATGGAGAGTTTGGAAGCAGTCCCACATCACTATGTTCCTGGCTTAATCTCTGGACTCGATGATTGTCCATTATTGCCTGAATATACTGACATTGGTTAA